In the Sediminibacter sp. Hel_I_10 genome, one interval contains:
- a CDS encoding enoyl-CoA hydratase/isomerase family protein — protein sequence MSYTNILSTTNNGITTITINRPNKLNALNKETIKELHGAFDAADIDKDVKVIIITGSGKKAFVAGADISEFADFDEKNGGKLAAKGQELLFDFVENLSTPVIAAINGFALGGGLELAMACHFRLASLNAKMGLPEVSLGVIPGYGGTQRLPQLVGKGRAMEMVMTAGMIDANQALEYGLVNHVTDEEGLMPLAEKIASKIMRNSSVAIKGAIKAINANYQDGVDGYKTEIKQFGKCFGTEDFKEGTTAFLQKRKADFPGK from the coding sequence ATGTCATACACTAACATTCTTTCAACAACCAATAACGGAATTACCACCATCACGATTAACAGGCCCAATAAGCTCAATGCCTTAAACAAAGAAACAATTAAGGAACTGCACGGGGCTTTTGATGCGGCAGATATCGATAAAGACGTCAAAGTGATTATTATAACTGGTAGTGGAAAAAAGGCCTTTGTTGCAGGTGCAGATATTAGCGAATTTGCAGATTTTGATGAAAAAAATGGCGGTAAATTGGCGGCAAAAGGTCAAGAGCTTCTCTTTGATTTTGTCGAGAATTTATCAACGCCTGTTATTGCTGCAATTAATGGTTTTGCTTTAGGCGGAGGCTTAGAATTGGCGATGGCTTGCCATTTTAGATTAGCAAGTCTTAATGCAAAAATGGGGCTGCCAGAAGTCTCTTTGGGAGTGATTCCTGGTTATGGAGGTACCCAGCGTTTACCACAATTGGTTGGTAAAGGTCGTGCTATGGAAATGGTAATGACCGCCGGAATGATTGATGCCAATCAAGCGCTGGAATACGGTCTCGTTAATCACGTTACAGACGAAGAAGGATTAATGCCTCTAGCCGAAAAAATTGCAAGTAAGATTATGAGAAATTCTTCTGTAGCGATTAAAGGTGCTATTAAAGCGATTAATGCCAACTATCAGGATGGCGTTGACGGTTATAAAACTGAAATCAAGCAATTCGGAAAATGTTTTGGCACCGAAGATTTTAAGGAAGGGACAACCGCCTTTTTACAAAAACGAAAAGCCGATTTTCCTGGAAAATAA
- the hemH gene encoding ferrochelatase, which produces MTKKGVLLVNLGSPDSPNPKDVKKYLGEFLMDERVIDVPLWARTLLVKGIVLNTRPKASAKAYQKIWWEEGSPLIVLSERLQDKLKTEVDFPVALAMRYGSMTIKKGLQELADQGVDEVFLIPLYPQFAMATTETILVLAEEVRQAHFPKMNISNLPPFYNVPEYIDVLANSIKTHLEGKNYEHLLFSYHGVPERHIRKSDITNSHCTPSDKVDCFCCKTPSPAHEFCYKHQCKEVTRLVGEKLNLEEGSFSTSFQSRLGFDPWLQPYTDRTIERLGKEGVKNMAIVTPAFVSDCLETLEEIAMEGEEIFHEMGGKGFTTIPCLNDNDDWVALLGKWINEWAAAETVNT; this is translated from the coding sequence TTGACAAAAAAAGGAGTCTTACTCGTCAATTTAGGATCGCCAGACAGCCCAAACCCTAAAGACGTAAAAAAATATTTGGGTGAGTTTTTAATGGATGAGCGTGTTATTGACGTGCCGTTATGGGCAAGAACCTTGCTCGTAAAAGGGATTGTTCTTAACACAAGACCAAAAGCGTCGGCCAAGGCCTATCAAAAAATTTGGTGGGAAGAAGGCTCTCCATTAATTGTGCTTTCAGAACGCTTACAAGATAAACTTAAAACTGAGGTCGATTTCCCCGTAGCTTTAGCCATGCGTTATGGCAGCATGACCATTAAAAAAGGACTTCAGGAATTGGCAGACCAAGGCGTTGATGAGGTGTTTTTGATTCCATTGTATCCGCAGTTTGCCATGGCCACTACCGAGACCATTTTGGTACTGGCAGAAGAGGTTAGACAAGCGCATTTTCCAAAGATGAACATTTCGAACTTGCCTCCGTTTTATAATGTTCCAGAATATATTGATGTACTTGCCAACTCCATAAAAACACATTTAGAAGGCAAAAATTATGAGCACTTATTATTCTCATATCACGGCGTACCCGAACGGCATATTAGAAAGAGCGATATCACAAATTCCCACTGTACTCCCAGTGATAAAGTAGACTGTTTTTGTTGTAAAACACCTTCACCAGCTCACGAGTTTTGTTATAAGCACCAATGCAAAGAGGTGACCCGATTGGTAGGAGAAAAATTAAATCTGGAAGAAGGATCCTTTTCGACATCCTTTCAATCCCGATTGGGCTTTGACCCATGGTTACAGCCTTATACCGACCGTACTATCGAACGTTTAGGGAAAGAAGGCGTTAAAAACATGGCCATTGTGACTCCTGCATTTGTAAGCGACTGTTTAGAAACCTTAGAGGAAATTGCTATGGAAGGTGAAGAGATCTTTCATGAAATGGGCGGAAAAGGCTTTACCACCATCCCTTGTTTAAATGATAATGATGACTGGGTGGCACTACTTGGCAAATGGATTAATGAATGGGCGGCAGCTGAAACCGTAAACACTTAA
- a CDS encoding PA0069 family radical SAM protein produces MRSTVNNRPAAKVKGRGAQKNVANRFFELSHEQRDDFLEFCAKEGESPDQNKTQYLSVFPKTIVNKVTSPDAGMAYSMNMYQGCEHGCVYCFARNTHEFWGYSAGLDFERKIMVKQNAPELLEAFIKRKNWQAETIVMSGNTDCYQPTEQQFKITRACLNVFLKYKHPVSIITKNAAILRDLDLLSALAKDNLISVNMSVTTLSEDTRRVLEPRTASIKKRLDAVSTLSLHGIPVNVMLAPIIPSINSHEILGLAKAASDHGALKISHTIVRLNGAIGEIFTDWIHKTMPDRAEKVLHQIESCHGGTLNDSRFGTRMRGEGEIAKQINDLVKLAKLKYFKNRKMPILNTSLHEGFKDGQLRLF; encoded by the coding sequence ATGAGGTCAACAGTTAATAATAGACCAGCTGCAAAGGTCAAAGGAAGAGGTGCGCAAAAAAATGTTGCCAATCGGTTTTTTGAACTGAGCCATGAGCAACGCGATGATTTTTTAGAATTTTGTGCTAAGGAAGGAGAAAGCCCAGACCAGAATAAGACGCAGTATCTTTCTGTATTTCCAAAAACCATTGTCAATAAGGTGACCAGTCCAGATGCAGGGATGGCCTACTCCATGAACATGTATCAAGGTTGTGAGCACGGTTGCGTCTATTGTTTTGCTAGAAATACGCATGAGTTTTGGGGCTATAGTGCAGGGTTGGATTTTGAGCGCAAGATTATGGTAAAACAGAATGCGCCAGAACTTTTGGAAGCTTTTATCAAACGAAAAAATTGGCAGGCAGAAACGATTGTAATGTCCGGCAATACCGATTGTTACCAACCTACAGAGCAACAATTCAAGATCACACGCGCCTGTCTTAACGTGTTCTTGAAGTATAAACATCCAGTCTCTATTATCACAAAGAATGCAGCGATTTTGAGGGATTTGGATCTTTTAAGCGCTTTGGCCAAAGACAATTTAATAAGTGTAAATATGTCTGTCACGACTTTATCTGAAGACACACGTCGTGTCTTAGAGCCACGCACCGCAAGCATCAAAAAAAGGCTGGACGCTGTAAGTACCTTAAGTTTGCACGGCATCCCAGTAAACGTGATGTTAGCTCCAATCATTCCCTCCATAAACAGTCATGAAATTTTAGGACTTGCAAAAGCGGCTTCAGATCACGGCGCTTTAAAAATTTCGCATACCATTGTGCGCTTAAACGGGGCCATAGGTGAAATTTTTACCGATTGGATTCATAAAACTATGCCAGATCGCGCAGAAAAAGTATTGCACCAAATTGAAAGTTGCCATGGGGGCACTTTAAATGATTCACGTTTTGGGACCAGAATGCGAGGTGAGGGAGAAATTGCCAAACAAATCAATGACTTGGTAAAGCTGGCAAAACTGAAATATTTTAAGAATAGAAAAATGCCAATTTTAAACACCTCACTTCATGAGGGATTTAAGGATGGACAGTTGCGATTGTTTTAA
- a CDS encoding CopD family protein: MDYYNYIKSLHLIFVVTWFAGLFYIPRLFVYQIEAFHKPSPDKEILGKQLKLMAKRLWFIITWPSAVLATIFAIWLLILQPFWLQQSWMHVKLTFVVLLIIYQLKTHQFYKQLQRDEVKKTSNFMRLWNEGATFILFAVVFLVILKSAINWVFGVVGIVVLGVLLMLGFKMYKRIRDKNPEA; the protein is encoded by the coding sequence ATGGACTATTATAACTACATAAAATCCTTACATCTCATTTTTGTGGTAACCTGGTTTGCCGGCTTGTTCTACATTCCCCGATTATTTGTGTACCAAATAGAAGCTTTTCACAAGCCTTCTCCAGATAAAGAAATTTTAGGAAAGCAATTAAAGCTAATGGCAAAACGGCTCTGGTTTATCATCACTTGGCCGTCTGCCGTGTTGGCCACTATTTTTGCAATTTGGTTATTGATATTACAGCCTTTTTGGCTCCAACAATCTTGGATGCACGTCAAGCTCACCTTCGTGGTGTTGCTGATCATTTACCAGTTGAAAACCCATCAATTTTATAAGCAACTGCAGCGTGACGAGGTAAAAAAGACCTCTAATTTTATGCGACTTTGGAATGAAGGTGCCACGTTTATTTTATTTGCCGTAGTGTTTTTAGTGATTTTAAAAAGCGCCATCAATTGGGTGTTTGGTGTTGTTGGTATTGTAGTCTTGGGCGTCTTGCTCATGCTTGGGTTTAAAATGTACAAGCGTATTAGGGATAAAAATCCCGAAGCTTAG
- a CDS encoding response regulator, which produces MKGKYDILLVDDDDVYLFVAKHIFKKLSENLNVESFTDGEQALNYFKDCVKYNHNTPDVLLLDINMPYLDGWGFLEEYEKLRPNLNEKINVYLVTSSDQECDRERAKKYDHLKNYILKPVSKDKLKHVLLEVYDDL; this is translated from the coding sequence ATGAAAGGCAAATATGACATTCTGCTCGTAGATGACGATGACGTTTATCTATTTGTAGCCAAACACATTTTTAAAAAATTGTCAGAGAACCTGAACGTAGAATCCTTCACCGATGGGGAGCAAGCTCTTAATTATTTTAAAGACTGCGTGAAATACAACCATAACACCCCAGATGTACTACTATTGGACATCAATATGCCCTATCTTGATGGTTGGGGATTTTTGGAGGAATATGAAAAATTGAGACCAAATCTAAATGAAAAAATCAACGTCTATCTGGTCACTTCTTCCGATCAGGAATGTGATCGGGAGCGTGCAAAAAAGTACGATCATTTAAAAAACTATATTTTGAAGCCAGTCTCAAAAGATAAGCTCAAGCATGTACTGCTCGAAGTTTATGATGATCTTTAA
- a CDS encoding MATE family efflux transporter gives MANNASKDLGTKSIGQLLIKQAVPASIGILVMSLNILVDTIFVGNWIGATAIAAINVVLPVSFFIAALGMSIGIGGSSIISRALGADNDAKALKTFGNQITLTLLLTVTMVFFGLWFIDDIIPAFGGKGAIFEPAKIYYKIVLYGVPFLALCMMGNTVIRAEGKPKFAMYAMMFPSVGNLILDYIFINFLDLGMEGAAWATTGSYLVCFVFILWFFISKNSELKIDISHFGLNLPIVSEIGSLGFVTLARQAVVSVTYLFMNNILFDLGGETSVTSYAIVGRMLMFALFPIYGITQGFLPIAGYNYGAYKYDRVRETVYTALKYAIGLATLVFVMLMIFPESITRLFTQDAEVIKETPPAMRWVFAATPIIAIQLIGAAYFQAVGKAVPALLLTLTRQGFFFIPLIFILPHFYGEMGVWISFPIADVLSTIVTAFFLYWEMTRTLKRDA, from the coding sequence ATGGCAAACAATGCATCTAAGGATTTAGGAACAAAGTCTATTGGTCAGTTATTGATCAAGCAAGCTGTACCGGCCTCTATTGGTATTTTGGTCATGTCCCTGAATATCTTGGTAGATACCATTTTCGTCGGAAATTGGATTGGCGCCACAGCGATTGCAGCCATTAACGTGGTATTGCCGGTATCCTTTTTTATTGCGGCACTTGGGATGAGTATTGGTATTGGTGGATCCTCTATCATATCCAGAGCGTTGGGTGCAGATAATGATGCAAAGGCCCTTAAAACCTTCGGAAACCAGATTACCCTAACCCTCTTGCTTACCGTAACCATGGTCTTTTTTGGTTTATGGTTTATAGATGACATCATCCCAGCCTTTGGTGGAAAGGGCGCTATTTTTGAGCCCGCAAAGATTTACTATAAAATCGTATTGTACGGCGTGCCTTTTTTGGCGCTTTGTATGATGGGAAATACAGTGATTAGGGCAGAAGGCAAACCAAAATTTGCCATGTACGCCATGATGTTTCCATCGGTAGGGAACTTGATTTTAGACTATATTTTTATCAATTTTCTTGACCTTGGGATGGAAGGCGCTGCCTGGGCAACTACGGGTTCTTATTTGGTGTGTTTTGTATTTATTCTGTGGTTCTTTATTTCAAAAAATTCCGAATTAAAAATAGACATTTCACATTTTGGTTTAAACCTGCCTATTGTTTCAGAAATAGGTTCCCTTGGTTTTGTGACTTTGGCCAGACAGGCCGTGGTGAGTGTGACTTATCTGTTTATGAACAATATTTTATTTGATCTGGGCGGTGAAACCTCAGTGACCTCTTATGCGATTGTAGGTAGAATGCTCATGTTTGCCTTGTTTCCTATTTACGGGATTACACAGGGTTTTCTCCCCATTGCGGGCTATAATTATGGAGCCTACAAATATGACCGGGTTAGAGAAACAGTATACACCGCGTTAAAATATGCGATTGGCTTGGCGACCTTAGTGTTTGTAATGCTTATGATTTTCCCAGAGTCTATCACAAGACTCTTTACCCAAGATGCCGAAGTGATAAAAGAAACCCCACCTGCAATGCGTTGGGTATTTGCTGCAACACCCATTATAGCGATACAACTTATTGGTGCTGCCTATTTTCAAGCGGTTGGTAAGGCAGTACCCGCATTATTATTAACTTTGACAAGGCAGGGCTTTTTCTTTATTCCGCTCATTTTTATACTGCCACATTTTTATGGCGAAATGGGCGTTTGGATTTCATTTCCTATTGCAGATGTGCTCTCAACAATTGTGACGGCTTTCTTTTTATATTGGGAAATGACCCGAACATTAAAACGCGATGCCTAA
- a CDS encoding ATP-binding protein yields the protein MKLKKLSLRVRIFFAMILLVLIASILIAGVTVYQYNEEARDYHIDRLARKETAIISHIDNVIEKTTWPVITEKVPLIFKDEIYNIADIHSLQINLYDLDGTLLISSKPSISNDTIHKCIPTEILNSISNSAYHHYVQKNTKNGETFQSSYAYITDAKFKPLAILNLPYLENDDFLNRELMEFLKRLSYAYILMLLIAIVLAFLLSKYITRTLKTISDKIKETRLEKQNKKIDISSSSEEIATLVNSYNSMIDELEESAVKLATSEREQAWREMAKQVAHEIKNPLTPMRLSVQSFQRKFDPNDANIHQKVDEYSQTLIQQIDTMSSIASAFSNFAKMPAQQNETLNVVSTVKLALDIFSEDNIVFSSDAEEIRANFDRTQLIRVLTNLVKNGIQAIPDDQENGRIDVSVTSLDDQVQIRVQDNGIGISEVNKAKVFEPKFTTKSSGMGLGLAMVKNIVETYKGNITFTSEQGKGTIFSVTFPKK from the coding sequence ATGAAATTAAAAAAACTTTCACTTCGGGTCCGTATTTTCTTTGCCATGATTTTGTTGGTGCTCATTGCCTCTATTTTGATTGCTGGGGTTACGGTATACCAATATAACGAGGAAGCACGCGATTATCATATTGACCGATTGGCGCGTAAGGAGACGGCCATTATTAGCCATATAGACAATGTTATAGAAAAGACCACTTGGCCTGTTATTACAGAAAAAGTGCCCTTGATCTTTAAGGACGAGATTTATAACATTGCAGATATTCATAGTTTACAAATCAACCTCTATGACCTTGATGGCACGCTGCTCATTTCTTCTAAGCCAAGTATCAGTAATGACACTATTCATAAATGCATTCCTACGGAAATTTTAAATTCCATTTCAAATTCGGCCTACCACCATTACGTACAAAAAAACACTAAAAATGGTGAGACCTTTCAATCGTCTTATGCCTACATTACTGATGCCAAATTCAAACCTTTGGCCATTTTAAATTTACCTTATCTTGAGAATGATGATTTTCTAAATAGAGAACTTATGGAGTTCTTAAAACGCTTGAGTTATGCGTATATATTGATGCTGCTCATTGCTATTGTTTTAGCTTTTCTTCTATCTAAATACATCACGAGAACCTTAAAAACGATTAGTGATAAAATCAAGGAAACGCGTCTTGAGAAACAGAATAAAAAAATTGACATCTCATCCTCTAGTGAAGAAATAGCCACCTTGGTCAACTCTTACAATAGCATGATTGATGAGTTAGAGGAAAGTGCCGTAAAATTGGCTACAAGTGAGCGAGAGCAAGCTTGGCGCGAAATGGCGAAGCAAGTGGCGCATGAGATTAAAAATCCTTTGACGCCTATGCGGTTGAGTGTACAGAGTTTTCAGCGGAAATTTGATCCTAATGATGCCAACATTCACCAAAAGGTAGATGAGTACAGTCAAACCCTCATACAGCAAATTGATACCATGAGTTCTATAGCATCGGCATTTTCAAATTTCGCTAAAATGCCAGCGCAGCAAAATGAGACCCTTAATGTGGTCTCTACAGTAAAACTCGCATTGGATATTTTTAGTGAAGATAATATTGTATTTTCTTCTGATGCTGAAGAGATTCGAGCTAATTTTGATCGTACCCAATTGATCCGGGTACTGACCAATTTAGTAAAAAATGGCATTCAGGCCATTCCCGACGATCAGGAGAACGGACGTATTGATGTGAGCGTGACCTCTCTTGACGATCAGGTTCAAATTAGAGTACAGGATAATGGTATTGGCATTTCCGAAGTGAATAAAGCCAAAGTATTTGAACCTAAGTTTACCACAAAATCCAGCGGGATGGGTCTCGGTCTCGCCATGGTCAAGAACATTGTAGAAACTTATAAAGGAAACATTACCTTTACATCAGAACAAGGAAAAGGCACTATTTTTAGCGTCACGTTTCCGAAGAAATAA